One genomic region from Sulfurimonas sp. encodes:
- the dnaK gene encoding molecular chaperone DnaK, with amino-acid sequence MSKVIGIDLGTTNSCVAVYEGGEAKIIPNAEGKNTTPSVVAFTDKGDVLVGDPAKRQAITNPEKTISSIKRIMGLMMNEEHAKEAHDKVTYNIVDKDGSAAVDVAGKIYTPQEISAKILSKLKEDAEAYLGSTVTDAVITVPAYFNDAQRKATKDAGTIAGLNVLRIINEPTASALAYGLDSKKEENVLVYDLGGGTFDVTVLEISDGTFEVLATDGNAFLGGDDFDNKIVDMLNDEFKASHGIELKNDKMALQRLKDAAENAKKELSSATETEINLPFITMTEAGPQHLVVKLTRAKFEGMISDLVEETIDHIKVAMEESDLDNNEIKEIIMVGGSTRVPMATEAVSKYFGGKDVNKGVNPDEVVAAGAAIQGGVLRGDVKDVLLLDVTPLSLGIETLGGVMTKIIEKGTTIPVKKSQVFSTAEDNQPAVSISVGQGEREFAKDNKSLGLFELGDIPAAPRGVPQIEVTFDIDANGILTVSSTDKGTGKSQSITISGSSGLSEEEINKMVQDAEENKAADGERKAMVDLKNQADALIVQTEKSVTEMGDKLDAEEKTKIETAVTELKEVLKDESATKEQIEEKVKTLTEASHKMAEQMYKDKEQGGEKTAQDEAKKKKDEDVIDAEIE; translated from the coding sequence ATGAGCAAAGTTATAGGTATAGATTTAGGAACAACAAATTCGTGTGTAGCAGTTTATGAGGGTGGTGAAGCGAAAATCATCCCTAATGCAGAAGGGAAAAATACAACTCCATCAGTAGTTGCTTTCACAGATAAAGGTGATGTTTTAGTTGGAGATCCAGCAAAGCGTCAAGCAATCACAAACCCTGAAAAAACAATCTCTTCTATTAAGAGAATTATGGGGCTTATGATGAATGAGGAACATGCTAAAGAAGCTCACGATAAAGTAACTTACAATATCGTAGATAAAGATGGTTCAGCTGCTGTTGATGTAGCAGGAAAAATCTACACACCTCAAGAAATTTCAGCTAAAATCCTTAGCAAACTTAAAGAGGATGCAGAAGCTTATTTAGGTTCAACAGTAACAGATGCTGTTATTACAGTTCCAGCATACTTTAATGATGCACAAAGAAAAGCAACTAAAGATGCTGGTACTATCGCTGGGCTTAATGTTCTTAGAATTATTAATGAGCCAACTGCTTCTGCTTTAGCTTATGGTTTAGATAGTAAAAAAGAAGAAAATGTACTTGTTTATGACCTTGGTGGTGGAACATTTGATGTTACTGTTTTAGAGATATCTGATGGTACTTTTGAAGTTTTAGCAACTGATGGTAATGCATTTTTAGGTGGAGATGATTTTGATAACAAAATTGTTGATATGTTAAATGATGAGTTTAAAGCTTCTCATGGAATTGAACTTAAAAATGACAAGATGGCTCTTCAAAGATTAAAAGATGCTGCAGAAAATGCTAAAAAAGAGTTAAGTTCAGCTACAGAAACTGAGATAAACTTACCATTTATCACGATGACAGAAGCTGGACCTCAGCATCTAGTTGTAAAACTTACTCGTGCTAAATTTGAAGGTATGATTTCTGATTTAGTTGAAGAAACTATTGATCACATTAAAGTAGCTATGGAAGAATCTGATTTAGATAACAATGAAATCAAAGAAATCATCATGGTTGGTGGTTCAACTCGTGTTCCAATGGCAACTGAAGCTGTAAGTAAATACTTTGGCGGTAAAGATGTAAATAAAGGTGTTAATCCTGATGAAGTTGTTGCCGCTGGTGCTGCTATTCAAGGTGGTGTTTTAAGAGGAGATGTTAAAGATGTTCTTCTTTTAGATGTTACTCCTTTATCTCTTGGAATTGAAACTCTTGGTGGAGTTATGACTAAGATTATTGAAAAAGGAACTACGATTCCTGTTAAAAAATCTCAAGTTTTCTCAACTGCAGAAGATAATCAACCAGCTGTTTCTATATCTGTTGGTCAAGGGGAAAGAGAGTTTGCTAAAGATAACAAATCTCTTGGTCTTTTTGAGCTTGGAGATATTCCAGCAGCTCCAAGAGGTGTCCCTCAAATCGAAGTAACTTTTGATATAGACGCTAATGGTATCTTAACAGTTAGTTCAACTGATAAAGGAACTGGTAAATCTCAGTCAATCACGATTTCTGGTTCTTCAGGACTTAGTGAAGAAGAGATTAACAAGATGGTTCAAGATGCAGAAGAGAATAAAGCTGCTGATGGAGAGAGAAAAGCAATGGTTGATTTGAAAAATCAAGCAGATGCACTTATAGTTCAAACTGAAAAATCTGTTACAGAAATGGGCGATAAATTAGACGCAGAGGAAAAAACTAAAATTGAAACTGCAGTAACTGAGTTAAAAGAAGTTTTAAAAGATGAGTCTGCTACTAAAGAGCAAATCGAAGAAAAAGTGAAAACACTTACAGAAGCTTCTCATAAAATGGCTGAGCAAATGTACAAAGATAAAGAGCAAGGTGGTGAAAAAACTGCCCAAGATGAAGCTAAAAAGAAAAAAGACGAAGATGTTATAGACGCTGAGATAGAGTAG
- a CDS encoding nitrous oxide reductase accessory protein NosL, whose amino-acid sequence MFKIYMLVVLALVFVACGVDNKPKVKSGMFQSVNTQDATLVQSGKNKHSCNRCGMNLVMFYKTSHKALHNNKPIQYCSIHCLEEHLGEEVTLKNPQVVDVATLKFINVGDAYYVVGSKKRGTMSKISKYAFLDKKMAKKFQDKYGGKIMRFNEALAVAKKDFR is encoded by the coding sequence ATGTTTAAAATTTACATGTTAGTAGTTTTGGCTTTAGTTTTTGTAGCTTGTGGTGTCGATAATAAACCAAAGGTAAAATCAGGGATGTTTCAATCGGTAAATACTCAAGATGCAACTTTAGTTCAAAGTGGTAAAAATAAACACTCGTGCAATAGATGTGGAATGAATTTAGTTATGTTTTATAAAACATCGCATAAGGCGTTACATAACAACAAACCTATTCAATACTGCTCTATTCATTGTTTAGAAGAACATCTAGGTGAGGAAGTTACTCTTAAAAATCCACAAGTAGTTGATGTAGCTACTTTAAAATTTATTAATGTTGGAGATGCTTACTATGTTGTCGGAAGTAAAAAGAGAGGTACTATGAGTAAAATAAGTAAGTACGCTTTTTTAGATAAAAAAATGGCTAAAAAGTTTCAAGATAAATATGGCGGTAAAATTATGCGTTTTAATGAGGCTTTAGCTGTAGCTAAGAAAGACTTTAGATAG
- a CDS encoding redoxin domain-containing protein, translating to MRNKLTHYAKEILTFSLFMIVLMNAISLYKSSDLNKEALQNINVKLIDAKAYTFAKDKPILIHFWATWCPICKIESGNIQTISENFEVLSIAVSSGDNNDLRKYMYDNSLDYKVLNDNDGFFAKEFKIAAYPTTFIYDKNKNLVFSEVGYTSTWGLWLRMLWAGL from the coding sequence ATGCGAAATAAACTAACACACTATGCAAAAGAAATACTTACTTTTTCTTTATTTATGATAGTTTTGATGAACGCTATAAGTTTATATAAAAGTAGCGATTTAAACAAAGAAGCTTTGCAAAATATAAATGTAAAACTAATAGATGCCAAAGCATATACATTTGCAAAAGATAAACCTATTTTAATTCACTTTTGGGCTACTTGGTGTCCAATTTGTAAAATAGAATCAGGAAATATACAAACCATTTCTGAGAATTTTGAAGTTCTAAGCATCGCTGTTAGTTCTGGCGATAACAATGATTTGAGAAAGTATATGTATGATAATAGCTTAGACTATAAAGTTTTAAATGACAATGATGGCTTTTTTGCAAAAGAGTTTAAAATAGCAGCTTATCCAACTACTTTTATATATGATAAAAATAAAAACTTAGTTTTTAGTGAAGTTGGTTATACATCTACTTGGGGTTTATGGTTAAGAATGTTGTGGGCAGGACTATAA
- a CDS encoding molybdopterin-dependent oxidoreductase — protein sequence MYLQSRRTFLKGAAFSVAGAAIAKGVFTTDALAESITDSKFTNTPDSLSFYPPMEEWADFKELDGDDWKRGGIDRKGVRSESNPDGIEVNDYMIIPTACSNCEASCGLTAWIDKKTFTVKKYMGNPLHPASRGRNCAKGYATQSQMYDPDRIAFPLKRAAGSARGEGKWVRTTWDEAMTTIGKKMGDTLAKGDELSKKTVMFHVGRPNENGFTGKVWHTLGCDAFNSHTNICSSGGRTPTIHWANDDRSSPDWANAKLIFLNSSHAADAGHYFQQSASFIADARKKGAKLVVMDPRLSNSAGMADLWIAPWPGSEPLIYLYLTQRILNEGKVDRDFVKKWMNWEVFLSNKKYLDFMVEKGYIAKAPTKVEFDTFLDTLQELYTPYTLEMVAKETRVPSHKLEELYDMFIWAGTSVSSYFWRASAAGNRGGWMSGRTGFLPIALRGAIGPEGGTFFHHFHVISVAGKGGSATVGQGKRGSNIPKVDVYNELSFPPEWPLSTYEMSFLLPHLLADTQWQEKWKAKGLTVPTKLSVWIPRMYNPVWINPDGFRWIETIKDEKKMELTFNLSPVWSETNWYVDYILPVGLAGERHDQHSEATMPARWTSFRQPVMRVALEKSGWKPKNPARATLEAHIKAGLGEVWEENEFWFDMCVNYIDPDGKIFIDDAKTKSIRSMWESKKTPGTPVTIAEWYDAAFGDNLPNLKATATSDSRYKNEEFPVYAYMRDHGAWMEENNIYSAQEKPVKYDGRTLISHGHKYDKRDLTIDRKTGVIYVKDHKSDTKYKNGMKPIAIEVDGKMVEGFATLDKKLDFFCEWLADDWKWPEYAIPFYPRTPKEKKEMVHIVSHVDHSFMTEKNSYALNTVFRLPYNIHTRSANSKHLMEISQNHDPIWISTPDAARQGFKRGDSIRVRITDSVTGLESGYFVAMAVPTEGVLPGTLACSHHGGRWKLINSVTIPNGVTDGRVDSQPVVRNMNDPKFMAHSPSNVGKDGAQIKIEDYTGSSGINSFGVPTAELQMDGKEGKLKYVEGIKPFASERFAEYNRDSGNIWWDGLSGSWQNAVAAPHPDPISGMHCWHQKVILEPAKDGDKIGDIYVNYENNFKIYQGWRDDLTRGLDENSVKRRPQHIKRPWVPLSDKAYAVNISK from the coding sequence ATGTATTTACAAAGTAGAAGAACATTTTTAAAAGGTGCTGCATTTAGTGTTGCTGGTGCTGCTATTGCTAAAGGGGTGTTTACGACAGATGCTCTTGCAGAGTCTATAACTGATAGCAAATTTACAAATACTCCAGACTCATTATCTTTTTATCCTCCGATGGAAGAGTGGGCTGACTTTAAAGAGTTAGATGGAGATGATTGGAAAAGAGGTGGAATAGATCGTAAGGGTGTAAGAAGCGAATCTAACCCAGACGGTATAGAAGTAAATGATTATATGATTATTCCAACAGCATGTTCAAACTGTGAGGCTTCTTGTGGTTTAACTGCTTGGATAGATAAAAAAACATTTACAGTTAAAAAGTATATGGGAAATCCTTTGCATCCAGCTTCTCGTGGTAGAAACTGTGCAAAAGGTTACGCAACTCAAAGTCAAATGTATGATCCCGATAGAATAGCTTTTCCACTAAAAAGAGCGGCTGGTTCTGCTCGTGGTGAAGGTAAATGGGTTCGTACGACTTGGGATGAAGCAATGACTACTATCGGTAAAAAGATGGGTGATACATTAGCTAAAGGTGATGAGTTATCTAAAAAAACTGTAATGTTTCATGTTGGTCGTCCAAATGAAAACGGTTTTACAGGTAAGGTTTGGCATACACTTGGCTGTGATGCTTTTAATTCTCATACAAATATCTGTTCTTCTGGTGGTCGTACACCGACAATTCACTGGGCAAATGATGATAGAAGTTCCCCAGATTGGGCAAATGCAAAGTTAATTTTTCTTAACTCATCTCACGCGGCAGATGCAGGACACTACTTTCAACAATCAGCTTCATTTATTGCAGATGCTAGAAAAAAAGGTGCTAAGCTTGTAGTTATGGACCCTAGACTTTCTAACTCTGCTGGTATGGCTGACTTATGGATAGCTCCATGGCCTGGTAGTGAACCTTTAATCTATCTTTACTTAACGCAAAGAATTTTAAACGAAGGTAAAGTAGATAGAGATTTTGTAAAAAAATGGATGAATTGGGAAGTATTTTTAAGTAATAAAAAATATTTAGACTTTATGGTTGAAAAAGGGTATATTGCTAAAGCACCTACAAAAGTAGAGTTTGATACATTTTTAGATACTTTACAAGAACTTTATACTCCATATACATTAGAAATGGTTGCAAAAGAAACTAGAGTTCCTTCACATAAACTAGAAGAGTTATATGATATGTTCATCTGGGCTGGTACATCAGTTTCTTCATACTTTTGGAGAGCTTCTGCTGCTGGTAATCGTGGTGGTTGGATGAGTGGTAGAACTGGTTTTTTACCTATTGCGCTTCGTGGTGCTATTGGTCCTGAAGGTGGAACATTTTTCCATCACTTCCATGTTATCTCAGTTGCAGGAAAAGGTGGAAGTGCAACAGTTGGTCAAGGAAAACGCGGTTCAAATATTCCTAAAGTTGATGTTTATAATGAGCTTTCTTTCCCACCAGAGTGGCCTCTTTCAACTTATGAGATGTCATTTTTACTTCCTCACTTACTTGCAGATACACAGTGGCAAGAAAAATGGAAAGCAAAAGGATTAACTGTTCCTACTAAACTTTCAGTTTGGATTCCTCGTATGTATAACCCTGTTTGGATTAATCCAGATGGTTTTAGATGGATTGAAACTATTAAAGATGAGAAAAAAATGGAGTTAACATTTAACTTATCTCCTGTTTGGTCTGAAACAAACTGGTATGTTGATTACATCTTGCCAGTTGGTTTAGCTGGAGAGCGACATGACCAACATTCTGAAGCAACGATGCCAGCAAGATGGACATCATTTCGTCAGCCTGTAATGAGAGTTGCACTAGAAAAATCTGGCTGGAAACCTAAAAATCCTGCAAGAGCTACATTAGAAGCGCACATAAAAGCAGGTCTTGGTGAGGTTTGGGAAGAAAATGAGTTTTGGTTTGATATGTGTGTTAATTATATTGACCCAGATGGAAAAATCTTTATTGACGACGCAAAAACAAAATCAATTCGTTCAATGTGGGAGTCTAAGAAAACTCCTGGAACTCCAGTTACTATTGCTGAGTGGTATGACGCGGCATTTGGTGATAATTTACCAAACCTTAAAGCGACTGCAACTTCAGACTCAAGATATAAAAATGAAGAGTTTCCTGTTTATGCATATATGCGTGATCATGGTGCTTGGATGGAAGAAAATAACATCTATTCTGCTCAAGAAAAACCTGTAAAGTATGATGGAAGAACATTGATTTCTCATGGTCATAAATATGATAAGAGAGATTTAACTATTGATAGAAAAACAGGTGTTATATATGTGAAAGACCATAAAAGTGATACAAAATATAAAAATGGTATGAAACCTATTGCTATTGAAGTAGATGGCAAAATGGTTGAAGGTTTTGCAACTTTAGATAAAAAACTTGACTTCTTTTGTGAGTGGTTAGCAGATGATTGGAAATGGCCAGAATATGCAATTCCATTTTATCCAAGAACTCCAAAAGAGAAAAAAGAGATGGTACATATTGTATCTCATGTTGACCATTCTTTTATGACAGAGAAAAATTCTTATGCATTAAATACAGTTTTCCGCTTGCCGTATAATATTCATACTCGTTCTGCTAACTCTAAGCATCTAATGGAAATCTCACAAAATCATGACCCGATTTGGATTTCAACTCCAGACGCTGCAAGACAAGGTTTTAAGCGTGGAGATTCTATTCGTGTAAGAATTACAGATAGTGTTACAGGTTTAGAATCTGGTTATTTTGTAGCGATGGCTGTTCCTACCGAAGGTGTTTTACCCGGAACTTTAGCTTGTTCACATCATGGTGGTAGATGGAAACTTATAAACTCTGTGACTATACCAAATGGTGTTACAGATGGAAGAGTTGACTCACAACCAGTTGTAAGAAATATGAATGACCCTAAATTTATGGCTCATTCTCCTAGTAATGTTGGTAAAGATGGTGCGCAAATAAAAATCGAAGATTATACAGGTAGTTCTGGAATTAACAGTTTTGGTGTTCCAACTGCTGAGCTTCAAATGGATGGTAAAGAGGGTAAACTTAAATATGTTGAAGGTATAAAACCTTTTGCATCTGAGAGATTTGCTGAATATAATCGTGATAGTGGAAATATCTGGTGGGATGGATTAAGTGGTTCATGGCAAAATGCTGTTGCTGCCCCTCATCCAGACCCAATTTCTGGTATGCATTGTTGGCATCAAAAAGTTATCTTAGAACCTGCAAAAGATGGGGATAAGATAGGTGATATCTATGTAAATTATGAAAATAACTTTAAAATTTATCAAGGTTGGAGAGATGATTTAACTCGTGGTTTAGATGAAAACTCAGTTAAACGCCGTCCTCAACATATTAAGCGTCCGTGGGTTCCACTTTCGGATAAAGCATACGCTGTAAATATTTCAAAATAA
- the nrfD gene encoding NrfD/PsrC family molybdoenzyme membrane anchor subunit, with the protein MATHEILAATNAVVTLDIAIPGIVWPWLVTVNMWAKSIGTGVIFMLFMLVKKYPNQAVGLKFPTTVVSIIFIHIFLLFTLADLHQPFRMWHIFFYPSWSSAITVGAWMATAFVGLLFLLAYVSYVQKNDARFDKVLTWVVLLAIPVTLYTAGLMSQCTARELWQMPTESAQMIFAALLSGSAFMILLGGNKLNYEAKSSLAVVLGLSALMSFIMYMSEYVFGPMKAEEVAAVLEYIKGDGPYTVMFWLGQWIAYLLPMLLIMLSRASKSENILKLAAIFALIGLWLVKHVWLTIPQLLPMS; encoded by the coding sequence ATGGCAACACATGAAATATTAGCAGCAACAAATGCTGTGGTAACTTTAGATATAGCAATCCCAGGTATAGTATGGCCTTGGCTTGTAACAGTTAATATGTGGGCAAAAAGTATCGGTACTGGTGTGATTTTTATGTTATTTATGCTTGTTAAAAAGTATCCAAATCAAGCTGTTGGACTCAAATTTCCAACTACTGTGGTTTCGATAATTTTTATTCATATCTTTTTACTTTTCACATTGGCAGATTTACATCAGCCATTTAGAATGTGGCATATATTTTTCTATCCTAGTTGGAGTTCAGCTATTACCGTTGGTGCATGGATGGCGACTGCTTTTGTAGGCTTGTTATTTTTACTAGCATATGTAAGTTATGTACAAAAAAACGATGCAAGATTTGATAAAGTTTTAACTTGGGTTGTATTACTTGCGATTCCTGTAACACTTTATACAGCGGGACTTATGTCACAATGTACAGCAAGAGAACTATGGCAGATGCCAACAGAATCAGCTCAAATGATTTTTGCAGCACTTCTTTCAGGTTCAGCATTTATGATTTTACTAGGTGGAAATAAACTAAACTATGAAGCTAAAAGTTCTTTAGCGGTTGTTCTTGGTTTAAGTGCATTGATGTCTTTTATCATGTATATGTCAGAGTATGTGTTTGGACCGATGAAAGCAGAAGAAGTAGCAGCAGTTCTAGAGTATATAAAAGGTGATGGACCTTATACTGTAATGTTCTGGTTAGGTCAGTGGATAGCTTACCTGTTACCAATGTTATTAATAATGTTAAGTAGAGCTTCAAAAAGCGAAAATATTTTAAAACTTGCAGCGATTTTTGCGCTGATAGGTCTGTGGTTAGTTAAACATGTTTGGCTTACAATACCACAGTTATTACCAATGAGTTAG
- a CDS encoding 4Fe-4S dicluster domain-containing protein has translation MQLGFLVDLHLCMGCKGCEIACKVENEVPLSTWRLRVKYVDVGTFPDTRRTFTPLRCNHCENAPCERICPVSALHYLDNGIVNIDKERCIGCAGCVMACPYGAIYIDPQTQTADKCTYCAHRVASSMMPACVVACPVQANIFGDLDDPASNISKYIQVNQSNVQVRKPEKGTNPHHFYTNAGNVNLNPLASRREEGYSLFGKITTLPVGGHH, from the coding sequence ATGCAATTAGGTTTCCTCGTCGACCTACATCTTTGTATGGGATGTAAAGGTTGTGAAATCGCATGTAAAGTGGAAAATGAAGTTCCACTTAGTACATGGAGGCTTCGTGTTAAGTATGTAGATGTTGGAACTTTCCCAGATACAAGAAGAACATTTACACCCCTTAGATGTAATCACTGTGAAAATGCTCCTTGTGAGAGAATTTGTCCAGTATCGGCACTGCATTATTTAGATAATGGAATTGTAAACATTGATAAAGAGCGCTGTATTGGCTGTGCAGGCTGTGTTATGGCTTGTCCTTATGGAGCAATCTATATAGACCCACAAACGCAAACTGCTGATAAGTGTACTTATTGTGCCCATCGTGTTGCTTCATCAATGATGCCAGCATGTGTTGTCGCATGTCCTGTTCAAGCAAATATTTTTGGTGACTTAGATGATCCAGCTTCAAATATATCTAAATATATTCAAGTTAATCAGAGTAATGTTCAAGTTCGTAAGCCAGAAAAAGGGACAAACCCTCATCACTTCTATACAAATGCAGGTAATGTAAATCTTAATCCTCTCGCATCTAGAAGAGAAGAAGGTTATTCACTCTTTGGTAAAATAACAACACTTCCAGTAGGAGGACACCACTAA
- a CDS encoding HD domain-containing phosphohydrolase, producing the protein MSIKNNILIVDDNVKNIQLAANVLKSTSLYNIFFATSGKHAIEQLKLREYSLILLDINMPILDGYETATIIKEDKKTKEIPIIFLSTNANKESIRKGFEYGGEDYITKPFDEQELLHRVKTHVTLFNTKKELQHEVNETKILLQQYKFAVDASTSVSKADLNGNITYVNDRFCELTKYSREEMLGKNHSIFRSPDVGNEIYKDLWNTIKNKNIWTGLVKNVAKDGSYYYFEATIIPILNYNNDITEYISIRTDISKEIELKNDIIATQEEVLHTLGELGEWRSKETGDHVNRVSLFSEILAKAYGCNEEDTALLKMASPMHDIGKVIIPDSILLKPAKLTDEEMQVMKNHTTFGWEIFSKSTHELLQTAALISYEHHEKWDGSGYPRGISGTDIHIFGRITAIADVFDALSHDRVYKKAWSIEETINFIKEQSSKAFEPKLVNLLLENIDKILKIKNKYKK; encoded by the coding sequence ATGTCTATAAAAAATAACATTTTAATAGTTGATGATAATGTTAAAAATATTCAATTAGCTGCAAATGTACTAAAATCTACATCTCTTTACAATATCTTTTTTGCGACAAGTGGAAAACATGCCATTGAGCAACTAAAACTCCGTGAATATTCTCTAATTTTACTAGACATAAATATGCCTATTTTAGATGGATATGAAACAGCTACAATAATAAAAGAAGATAAAAAAACAAAAGAGATTCCTATAATATTTTTAAGTACAAATGCTAATAAAGAAAGCATAAGAAAAGGTTTTGAGTATGGTGGAGAAGACTATATAACAAAACCTTTTGATGAACAGGAACTTCTTCATCGTGTTAAAACTCATGTCACTCTCTTTAATACAAAAAAAGAACTGCAACACGAAGTAAATGAAACTAAAATACTGCTACAACAGTATAAATTTGCAGTAGATGCTAGTACCTCTGTGTCAAAAGCAGACCTTAATGGAAATATAACTTATGTAAATGATAGATTTTGTGAACTTACTAAATACTCAAGAGAAGAGATGCTAGGGAAGAACCATTCTATCTTCAGAAGCCCTGATGTAGGAAATGAAATATATAAAGATTTGTGGAATACAATAAAAAATAAAAATATTTGGACTGGTTTAGTTAAAAATGTTGCTAAAGATGGAAGTTATTATTATTTTGAAGCAACGATAATTCCTATACTTAACTACAATAATGATATAACTGAATACATAAGCATAAGAACTGATATAAGTAAAGAGATAGAATTAAAAAATGACATCATTGCTACTCAAGAAGAAGTTTTACACACACTAGGTGAACTTGGAGAATGGCGTTCTAAAGAAACTGGTGACCATGTAAACAGAGTTTCACTTTTTTCTGAAATACTTGCAAAAGCTTATGGTTGTAACGAAGAGGATACAGCACTTTTAAAGATGGCATCTCCTATGCATGATATTGGGAAAGTTATTATTCCTGACTCTATACTTTTAAAACCTGCCAAATTGACAGATGAAGAGATGCAAGTTATGAAAAATCACACAACTTTTGGTTGGGAAATTTTTAGTAAATCTACACATGAACTTTTACAAACAGCAGCACTCATCTCTTATGAACATCATGAAAAATGGGACGGTTCAGGTTATCCAAGAGGAATTAGTGGTACTGATATTCATATATTTGGAAGAATAACGGCGATAGCAGATGTTTTTGATGCACTTAGCCATGATAGAGTTTATAAAAAAGCTTGGAGTATTGAGGAAACGATAAATTTTATAAAAGAGCAAAGTTCAAAAGCTTTTGAGCCAAAACTTGTAAATCTACTTTTAGAAAATATAGATAAAATACTAAAAATAAAAAATAAATACAAAAAATAA
- a CDS encoding SCO family protein — MQKKIYAVLIIGFVVAISISVMIIPIFFTKGISRTKLNKEFTLPMILSDEQDIELVFFGYSGCTDICMPKLFDIQKLYDTLEKNIKQKVGVIFVDISMPKDEELPQRFAEFFNIEFKGIYLNQTILRDYTKVFNVYFSQSLLENTEYDHTTNLYLVKKSKGKKEIRYIYNAYPYDIKQIKQDIKELRYE; from the coding sequence ATGCAAAAAAAAATCTATGCTGTTTTGATAATAGGTTTTGTAGTTGCTATATCTATATCTGTTATGATTATACCAATATTTTTTACAAAAGGAATCTCTAGAACCAAACTAAACAAAGAATTTACGCTACCTATGATTCTTAGTGACGAGCAAGATATTGAGTTAGTATTTTTTGGCTACTCTGGTTGTACAGATATATGCATGCCAAAACTTTTTGACATACAAAAACTCTACGATACTTTAGAAAAAAACATAAAACAAAAAGTTGGTGTTATTTTTGTTGATATATCTATGCCAAAAGATGAGGAACTACCTCAAAGATTTGCTGAATTTTTTAATATAGAATTTAAAGGCATCTACTTAAATCAAACTATTCTAAGAGATTATACAAAAGTTTTTAATGTTTACTTTTCACAAAGCTTACTAGAAAATACAGAGTACGACCATACAACAAATCTATACCTAGTTAAAAAAAGTAAAGGCAAAAAAGAGATAAGATATATTTATAATGCTTATCCTTACGACATCAAACAAATTAAACAAGATATAAAGGAGTTAAGATATGAGTGA